In one Terriglobia bacterium genomic region, the following are encoded:
- a CDS encoding STAS domain-containing protein — MEISVREANGIHMVGVTGRLTIGTSSERLNEALRKLAENGARKIVLNLDGVAQMDTTGIAALVRNSLALARAGGELRLVCGAGRVRDALTITRLVEAIPTFQTEAAALANFS; from the coding sequence ATGGAAATCTCCGTCCGGGAAGCAAACGGGATTCACATGGTCGGCGTCACCGGGCGCCTGACTATCGGGACCAGCAGCGAGCGGCTGAATGAAGCGCTGCGCAAGCTCGCGGAGAACGGCGCCAGGAAGATCGTCCTCAATCTCGACGGTGTCGCGCAGATGGACACCACGGGGATCGCCGCCCTGGTGCGCAATTCCCTGGCGCTGGCCCGCGCCGGCGGCGAGTTGCGCCTGGTCTGCGGCGCAGGCCGCGTCCGCGACGCCCTCACCATCACCCGCCTCGTCGAAGCCATCCCCACCTTCCAGACCGAAGCCGCCGCCCTGGCCAACTTTTCGTAA
- a CDS encoding GTPase domain-containing protein, whose product MPFINFPAREINCKLVYYGPGLGGKTANLQWVYDHTGQNSRGKMVSLATETDRTLFFDFLPLDLGTVRGFKTRFHLYTVPGQVFYEASRKLILKGADGVVFVADSQEERLDANFETFENLLEHLKEHNLNFVTIPYVLQLNKRDLPNVLPVEELTRQLQKKGEPVIEGVAVTGVGVFETLKEVAKLVLAELKKGG is encoded by the coding sequence GTGCCGTTTATCAACTTTCCTGCTCGCGAAATTAACTGCAAACTCGTGTATTACGGTCCAGGTCTGGGCGGAAAGACCGCCAACCTGCAGTGGGTTTACGACCACACGGGGCAGAACTCTCGCGGGAAAATGGTTTCCCTGGCCACGGAGACCGATCGCACCCTTTTTTTCGACTTTCTCCCCCTCGATTTAGGCACGGTGCGCGGCTTCAAGACGCGCTTCCATCTTTATACGGTGCCCGGACAGGTCTTCTACGAGGCCAGCCGCAAGCTGATCCTCAAGGGCGCGGACGGGGTGGTGTTCGTGGCCGACTCCCAGGAAGAGCGACTGGACGCCAATTTCGAGACCTTTGAAAACCTGCTGGAGCACCTGAAGGAACACAACCTCAACTTCGTGACCATTCCGTACGTGCTACAGCTCAATAAGCGCGACTTGCCGAATGTCCTGCCCGTCGAGGAATTGACCAGGCAGTTGCAGAAGAAGGGCGAGCCGGTCATCGAAGGCGTGGCCGTCACCGGCGTGGGGGTCTTCGAAACGCTCAAGGAAGTGGCCAAGCTGGTGCTCGCGGAACTGAAAAAGGGCGGGTAA
- a CDS encoding porin gives MSRACLFLCLFGLTLASSARGQAAAAPVDQASPASAPASPAPAASPAPQATPSAQEPASAPASSPAWSAGPIDFSGLIDGYYSFNFNHPASQFNQLYNFDVRANQFSLNMAKLSLSHTADPVGFQVDFGFGRAFDMISTNEKAPEIFRYIEQAYLSWKPAKAKGFQVDFGKFVTSDGAEVIETNSNWNYSRSLLFAWAIPYYHFGLRTSFPVGKHFTGGVMVVNGWNNVEDNNTGKTLMFTGTYTAKKFTWINNFHTGPEKPNTNKGWRNLYDTTLLLTPTPKWNAYLNFDYGSDKNIGPGSQVWYGAAVAVHYQATGKVSFTPRVEWFNDRDGFATGTGIQQQLKEVTFTGEYKLPEGLLARLEYRHDWSNQPFFQRGASVSELGGATYMGPVGTSKSQDTLTLGVVAFFGPKR, from the coding sequence ATGTCCCGAGCGTGTCTGTTCTTATGTCTTTTCGGTTTGACGCTGGCCTCGTCAGCCAGGGGCCAGGCGGCTGCCGCCCCGGTGGACCAGGCTTCCCCCGCCAGTGCTCCGGCAAGTCCGGCCCCGGCAGCAAGCCCGGCTCCGCAGGCAACTCCTTCGGCGCAGGAGCCGGCTTCCGCTCCGGCTTCGTCGCCCGCCTGGTCGGCCGGGCCCATCGACTTCAGCGGCCTGATTGACGGCTATTACAGCTTCAACTTCAACCATCCCGCTTCGCAATTCAATCAACTCTACAACTTCGACGTGCGCGCCAACCAGTTCAGCCTGAACATGGCCAAACTGTCCCTCTCCCACACCGCCGACCCCGTGGGCTTTCAGGTGGATTTCGGCTTTGGGCGGGCCTTTGACATGATCTCCACCAATGAGAAGGCCCCGGAGATCTTCCGCTATATCGAGCAGGCCTATTTGAGCTGGAAGCCGGCGAAGGCCAAGGGCTTCCAGGTGGATTTCGGGAAATTCGTGACCAGCGACGGCGCCGAGGTTATCGAAACCAACAGCAACTGGAACTACTCGCGCTCGCTGCTCTTCGCCTGGGCCATTCCCTACTACCACTTCGGCCTGCGCACCTCTTTTCCCGTGGGCAAGCACTTCACCGGCGGGGTGATGGTGGTCAACGGCTGGAACAACGTCGAGGACAACAACACGGGCAAGACCCTGATGTTCACCGGAACGTACACTGCGAAAAAATTCACGTGGATCAACAATTTCCACACCGGACCGGAAAAGCCCAACACCAATAAGGGCTGGCGCAATCTCTACGACACCACGCTCTTGCTTACGCCCACGCCCAAGTGGAACGCCTACCTCAATTTCGACTACGGCTCGGACAAGAACATCGGCCCGGGATCGCAAGTGTGGTACGGAGCCGCGGTCGCGGTGCACTACCAGGCTACCGGCAAAGTGTCCTTCACCCCGCGCGTCGAGTGGTTCAACGACCGCGACGGCTTTGCCACTGGTACCGGCATCCAGCAGCAACTCAAGGAGGTCACCTTCACCGGCGAATACAAGCTGCCGGAAGGTTTGCTGGCCCGCCTCGAATACCGCCATGACTGGTCCAATCAGCCCTTCTTCCAGCGCGGCGCTTCGGTGAGTGAGCTGGGCGGAGCGACGTATATGGGGCCGGTCGGGACTTCCAAGAGCCAGGACACGCTGACGCTGGGCGTGGTCGCGTTCTTCGGGCCCAAGCGCTAG
- a CDS encoding cation:proton antiporter: MHDPLPLPLAMLIVFGSAKLLAELFERFGQPGIVGEILAGALIGPSVLGWITPNETLKALSDLGVMFLLFGVGLEVKASELLKVGGKATLVAIIGVIVPFFAGWGILLAWGAPQVEAIFVGAAMVATSVGITASVLSARGLLHEVASKIILAAAVIDDVLGLIVLAVVSGIARGRVNVWEIALTAGLATGFTVLMAVWGTTALNRLLPHFESRARADEAKFHIALVFLFAMALLAQYTGVAAIVGAFLAGLALSDGADARVRTLTRGVSELLVPFFLVGIGLNLNLQVFRSKSIVALALVILAAAIVTKLVGCGIGALSLGWENALKVGLGMVPRGEVGMVVAQIGLGLSVISSEVYGVVVFMAVATTLITPPLLKVAFRAPQPLRAS, from the coding sequence ATGCACGATCCGCTGCCGCTTCCGCTCGCGATGCTCATCGTCTTCGGCTCGGCCAAGCTTCTGGCCGAGCTGTTCGAGCGTTTTGGCCAGCCCGGCATAGTCGGCGAAATTCTCGCTGGCGCGCTCATCGGTCCGAGCGTCCTCGGCTGGATCACGCCCAACGAAACCCTGAAAGCCCTCTCCGACCTCGGCGTCATGTTTCTCCTCTTCGGCGTGGGCCTCGAAGTCAAAGCCTCCGAACTCCTGAAGGTCGGCGGCAAAGCCACGCTCGTCGCCATTATCGGCGTCATCGTCCCGTTTTTTGCGGGCTGGGGGATTCTTCTCGCCTGGGGCGCGCCGCAGGTCGAAGCCATCTTCGTGGGCGCGGCCATGGTGGCCACCAGCGTCGGCATCACCGCTTCGGTTCTCTCCGCCCGCGGCCTCCTTCACGAGGTCGCCAGCAAGATCATTCTGGCCGCCGCGGTCATTGACGACGTTCTCGGGCTGATCGTGTTGGCCGTCGTGAGCGGCATCGCGCGCGGGCGCGTCAACGTCTGGGAGATCGCCCTGACCGCCGGCCTGGCCACGGGTTTCACGGTGCTCATGGCCGTATGGGGCACCACGGCGCTGAACCGCCTGCTGCCGCACTTCGAATCGCGCGCGCGCGCCGACGAAGCAAAGTTTCACATCGCGCTGGTATTTCTCTTCGCCATGGCCCTGCTGGCCCAGTACACGGGTGTCGCGGCCATTGTCGGCGCATTCCTGGCGGGGCTCGCCCTTTCGGACGGCGCCGACGCGCGCGTGCGCACCCTCACGCGCGGCGTCAGCGAGCTGCTGGTGCCGTTCTTCCTGGTGGGCATCGGCCTGAACTTGAATTTACAGGTCTTTCGCTCGAAGTCCATCGTGGCCCTGGCGCTGGTGATTCTGGCGGCCGCCATCGTGACCAAGCTGGTTGGCTGCGGCATCGGCGCACTCTCGCTCGGCTGGGAGAATGCCCTGAAAGTGGGCCTGGGCATGGTACCGCGCGGGGAGGTGGGCATGGTCGTGGCCCAGATCGGACTCGGGTTGTCCGTGATCAGCTCGGAAGTGTACGGCGTGGTCGTGTTCATGGCCGTGGCCACCACGCTGATCACGCCGCCGCTCTTGAAGGTCGCTTTCCGCGCGCCGCAGCCTCTTCGTGCTTCCTAG
- a CDS encoding P-II family nitrogen regulator, translated as MMKLEAIIQPSRFESVKDALREIGVEGMTVIEVRGHGRQKGHTEVYRGREYTVDLLPKIKLEMVLPDKLVQTAVDTILKTAKTGKIGDGKIFLSRVEEAIRIRNDERGESAL; from the coding sequence ATGATGAAACTCGAAGCGATTATTCAGCCGTCGCGGTTTGAATCGGTGAAGGACGCGCTGCGCGAGATCGGTGTGGAAGGCATGACGGTGATCGAAGTGCGCGGCCACGGCCGGCAGAAGGGCCACACCGAGGTCTATCGCGGCCGCGAGTACACCGTGGATTTGCTGCCCAAGATCAAGCTGGAGATGGTCCTGCCGGACAAGCTGGTGCAGACGGCGGTGGACACCATTCTGAAAACGGCCAAGACCGGGAAAATCGGCGACGGCAAGATCTTCCTCTCGCGGGTCGAGGAAGCCATCCGCATCCGCAACGACGAGCGCGGCGAAAGCGCGCTCTAG
- a CDS encoding P-II family nitrogen regulator, whose amino-acid sequence MKKIEAIIQPSRFESVKDALREIGVEGMTVIEVRGHGRQKGHTEVYRGREYTVDLVPKIKLEMVLPDALVEQAVETILKTAKTGKIGDGKIFLSGTEDAIRIRNEERGDSAL is encoded by the coding sequence ATGAAGAAGATCGAAGCGATTATTCAGCCGTCGCGGTTTGAATCGGTGAAGGACGCGCTGCGCGAAATCGGCGTGGAAGGCATGACGGTGATCGAAGTGCGCGGCCACGGCCGGCAGAAGGGCCACACCGAGGTCTACCGCGGCCGCGAATATACCGTGGACCTGGTGCCCAAGATCAAGCTGGAGATGGTCCTGCCGGACGCGCTCGTGGAGCAGGCCGTGGAGACCATTCTCAAAACCGCCAAGACAGGCAAGATCGGCGACGGTAAGATATTCTTGTCGGGCACCGAAGACGCCATCCGCATCCGGAATGAGGAACGCGGCGATAGCGCGCTGTAA
- a CDS encoding ammonium transporter: MKTTTKKLLLVTIVALCLGPLGFAQAPPAAPAAAAPAAAAAPVPKPITDADLANAPVPSADARAKGDPDGSLTGTASDVTVTDAKKGISIGDLANQAGQNKIAINFMWTLVTGFLVMFMQAGFAIVETGLCRAKNANHTMMMNFMVYGVGMFAYWLIGFAIQMGGVGAVANLGGTPPLNAEYAINLFGKPFGLFGQHGLFLMHKGTYDVSVMVLFLFQMVFMDTALTIVTGSAAERWKYAAFIISSFLMGAFTYPLFANWAWGGGWLATLGANFNLGKGYCDFAGSGVVHAVGGITALALSMLIGPRIGKYDRTGKPNAILGHDIVLVLTGCFILAFGWFGFNPGSTLGASGNGSLRIGSVAVNTMLAGMAGGFGAMFYMWTRYGKPDASMSGNGLLAGLVAITAPSGFVNPVGSVIIGLVAGVLVCLSVEFVDRVLKVDDPVGAISVHGTNGLWGVISVGLFADGKSNYGGSWNGVSGSVTGLFYGDNGGQLVAQLIGVVTLLGFIFTLSFVLNLLVDWIVGQRVAAKAELEGLDLPEMGALGYPEFELKS, encoded by the coding sequence ATGAAAACGACAACAAAGAAACTGCTCCTGGTCACCATCGTGGCGCTGTGTCTCGGGCCGTTGGGTTTTGCCCAGGCACCGCCCGCTGCCCCGGCAGCCGCGGCACCGGCGGCCGCGGCGGCGCCGGTTCCCAAGCCGATTACCGACGCCGACCTCGCGAACGCGCCCGTGCCTTCCGCGGACGCCCGCGCCAAAGGCGATCCGGACGGCTCGCTCACCGGCACGGCCAGCGATGTCACCGTCACCGACGCCAAGAAGGGCATTAGCATTGGCGATCTCGCGAATCAGGCCGGGCAGAACAAAATCGCCATCAATTTCATGTGGACGCTGGTCACCGGTTTCCTGGTCATGTTCATGCAAGCCGGCTTTGCCATCGTCGAGACCGGCCTGTGTCGCGCCAAGAACGCCAACCACACCATGATGATGAACTTTATGGTGTACGGCGTCGGGATGTTCGCCTACTGGCTCATCGGCTTCGCCATCCAGATGGGCGGCGTGGGCGCGGTCGCCAACCTCGGTGGTACCCCTCCCTTGAACGCGGAATACGCCATCAATCTTTTCGGCAAGCCCTTCGGCTTGTTCGGGCAGCATGGCCTGTTCCTGATGCACAAGGGCACGTATGACGTTTCCGTGATGGTGCTCTTCCTCTTCCAGATGGTGTTCATGGATACCGCACTGACCATCGTCACCGGCTCCGCCGCGGAACGCTGGAAATACGCGGCCTTCATCATCTCTTCCTTCCTCATGGGGGCGTTCACCTATCCCCTCTTTGCCAACTGGGCCTGGGGCGGCGGCTGGCTCGCCACTCTCGGCGCCAATTTCAATCTCGGCAAGGGCTACTGCGACTTCGCCGGCTCGGGTGTGGTCCACGCGGTCGGCGGCATCACCGCCCTGGCTCTCTCGATGCTCATCGGCCCGCGCATCGGCAAGTACGACCGCACGGGCAAGCCGAACGCCATTCTCGGTCACGACATCGTTCTGGTCCTGACCGGCTGCTTCATCCTGGCCTTCGGCTGGTTCGGCTTCAATCCAGGCTCCACGCTCGGCGCTTCCGGCAACGGCTCGCTGCGCATCGGCTCGGTCGCGGTGAATACCATGCTCGCGGGCATGGCCGGAGGCTTCGGCGCCATGTTCTACATGTGGACGCGCTATGGCAAGCCCGACGCTTCGATGAGCGGCAACGGTCTGCTCGCCGGACTCGTGGCCATCACTGCTCCCTCGGGCTTCGTCAATCCGGTGGGCTCGGTGATCATTGGCCTCGTCGCCGGTGTCCTCGTCTGTCTTTCCGTCGAGTTCGTGGACCGCGTGCTGAAAGTGGACGATCCCGTCGGCGCCATCTCCGTGCACGGCACCAACGGCCTCTGGGGCGTGATCTCCGTCGGCCTCTTCGCCGACGGCAAGAGCAACTACGGCGGCTCCTGGAACGGCGTGAGCGGTTCCGTCACCGGCCTGTTCTACGGCGACAACGGCGGCCAGCTCGTGGCGCAGTTGATCGGCGTCGTCACTCTGCTTGGCTTCATCTTCACGCTCAGCTTCGTCCTCAACCTCCTCGTGGATTGGATCGTCGGTCAGCGCGTGGCTGCCAAAGCCGAGCTCGAAGGCCTGGATCTCCCGGAAATGGGCGCTCTCGGCTATCCCGAGTTCGAGTTGAAGTCCTGA
- the glnD gene encoding [protein-PII] uridylyltransferase, translating into MMERSTHLPPTAAQTLVTSLTGACEERRAVIRQAFEAQGSGTRTLCALCDFADETLLRVWNALRPATPRRFSLLALGGYGRRMLFPYSDLDVLFLFEDAPAEKEFKPLVGELSRTLWDLGFRVSSAGRTVEECKRLEEDNAEFHLALLDRRFLAGDRELYDCLDTRILREAERRARGFLTTEIVRLTRERHARYGDTIFHLEPNVKDAPGGLRDHHAAAWLDALAKKAGAEPRPPAPLEPPPAQALEFLSAVRCFLHYANGRNDNGLTYELQETAARRALGAADGVPRDPAEWMRLYFQHARTLNRELLPKIEQAPKRRSFWGRRFPFLARGERGPFFVEDGRLELAAPGALRSRSDVFAFLSAAARSGCPPTLGAERILGELWRRTAAAQQDAAGFRPPWREILDTPHPAAALRPMHRIGLLADMLPEFRAIDALVVRDFYHRYTVDEHSLRTIEHLQDLAEPQDERARHFCDLWKSLERRDLLIFAMLLHDIGKGMPTENHVAGSLEALQSAAARLGLDAQEKDEVHFLIEHHLDMSATLLRRDIFDPGTVAAFARTVETPERLTRLCLLTYADIQAVNPEALTPWKAEMLWQLFAATANHLSRSVDRDRLHIAHETPFLDEARRIAGAKIEDLEWFLEGFPRRYLAVHSPAEVAAHFELYRRLSEEPVQAELKAVPHAFSLTVLTPDRPGLFANIAGALAGWGMNIVKADAFANAAGIALDTFHFEDLHRTLELNPGEKERFRRSLADILSGKTALEPLLKSRLGMGRARPPKVAVSTTIRFDDASSEQSTLLELITQDRPGLLYAIGSALARLACNIEVALIDTEGQKAIDVFYLTAQGKKLRPEMQDALCEALTEALA; encoded by the coding sequence ATGATGGAGCGCAGCACGCATCTTCCCCCAACTGCGGCGCAGACCCTGGTTACCTCGCTGACCGGCGCCTGCGAAGAGCGCCGCGCAGTCATTCGCCAGGCCTTCGAGGCGCAAGGCTCCGGCACGCGCACCCTGTGCGCCCTCTGCGATTTCGCCGACGAGACGCTGCTGCGCGTCTGGAACGCGCTGCGCCCCGCCACCCCACGGCGTTTTTCCTTGCTGGCTCTCGGCGGCTACGGCCGCCGCATGCTCTTTCCCTACTCCGATCTCGACGTGCTGTTTCTTTTCGAAGACGCGCCGGCCGAAAAGGAGTTCAAGCCGCTGGTGGGCGAGCTCTCGCGCACGCTCTGGGACCTCGGCTTCCGCGTCAGCTCCGCCGGCCGCACCGTCGAGGAGTGCAAGCGTCTCGAGGAGGACAACGCCGAATTCCACCTGGCGCTTCTCGACCGCCGCTTCCTCGCCGGGGACCGCGAACTCTACGACTGCCTGGATACGCGCATCCTGCGCGAAGCCGAGCGCCGGGCCCGCGGCTTTCTCACGACAGAGATCGTGCGCCTGACCCGCGAGCGCCACGCGCGCTACGGCGACACTATCTTTCATCTCGAGCCCAACGTAAAGGACGCACCCGGGGGCCTGCGCGACCACCACGCCGCCGCCTGGCTCGATGCCCTGGCGAAAAAAGCCGGCGCGGAGCCCCGCCCGCCCGCACCACTCGAACCGCCGCCCGCCCAGGCCCTGGAATTCCTCAGCGCCGTGCGCTGCTTTCTCCACTACGCCAACGGCCGCAACGACAACGGCCTTACCTACGAGCTGCAGGAGACTGCCGCGCGCCGCGCTCTGGGCGCCGCCGACGGCGTACCGCGCGATCCCGCGGAATGGATGCGCCTCTATTTCCAGCACGCGCGCACGCTCAACCGCGAGTTGCTGCCGAAGATCGAGCAGGCGCCGAAGCGGCGCTCCTTCTGGGGGCGGCGCTTCCCTTTTCTGGCCCGCGGCGAGCGTGGCCCTTTCTTCGTCGAAGACGGCCGCCTGGAACTGGCCGCTCCGGGCGCCCTGCGCAGCCGCAGCGATGTTTTCGCCTTTCTGAGCGCAGCGGCGCGCAGCGGCTGCCCACCCACGCTCGGAGCCGAGCGCATTCTCGGCGAGCTGTGGCGGCGCACCGCCGCGGCGCAGCAAGACGCTGCCGGGTTCCGGCCGCCCTGGCGCGAAATCCTCGACACGCCGCATCCCGCCGCAGCCCTGCGGCCCATGCACCGTATCGGCCTGCTCGCGGACATGCTCCCCGAGTTCCGGGCCATCGACGCGCTGGTGGTCCGCGACTTCTATCACCGCTACACCGTGGACGAGCACTCCCTGCGCACCATCGAACACCTGCAGGACTTGGCCGAGCCGCAGGACGAGCGCGCCCGGCATTTCTGCGATCTCTGGAAATCGCTCGAGCGCCGCGACCTGCTCATTTTCGCCATGCTTCTGCACGACATCGGCAAGGGCATGCCCACGGAAAACCACGTGGCTGGAAGCCTCGAAGCGCTGCAGAGCGCGGCGGCGCGCCTGGGCCTCGACGCCCAGGAAAAGGACGAGGTCCACTTCCTGATCGAGCACCACCTGGACATGTCCGCCACGCTGCTGCGCCGCGATATTTTCGATCCCGGCACCGTGGCCGCCTTCGCCCGCACGGTGGAGACCCCGGAGCGCCTCACCCGGCTCTGCCTGCTCACCTATGCCGACATCCAGGCGGTGAATCCCGAAGCGCTCACGCCGTGGAAAGCCGAAATGCTCTGGCAGCTCTTCGCGGCCACCGCCAATCACCTCAGCCGCAGCGTGGACCGCGACCGTCTGCACATCGCGCACGAGACGCCGTTCCTCGACGAAGCGCGGCGCATTGCCGGAGCCAAGATCGAGGACCTCGAGTGGTTCCTTGAAGGCTTCCCCCGGCGCTATCTCGCCGTGCACTCTCCGGCGGAAGTGGCCGCGCATTTCGAGCTCTACCGGCGCCTCTCCGAAGAGCCCGTGCAGGCGGAACTGAAAGCCGTGCCGCACGCCTTCTCGCTTACCGTGCTGACGCCCGACCGTCCGGGGCTGTTCGCGAACATCGCCGGCGCCCTCGCGGGCTGGGGAATGAACATCGTGAAGGCCGACGCCTTTGCCAACGCCGCGGGGATCGCCCTGGACACCTTCCACTTCGAGGATCTGCACCGCACCCTGGAGCTGAACCCGGGCGAGAAAGAACGATTCCGGCGCAGCTTGGCGGACATCCTCAGCGGCAAGACCGCACTCGAGCCGCTGCTGAAAAGCCGCCTAGGCATGGGCCGCGCCCGCCCGCCGAAGGTGGCCGTGAGCACCACCATCCGCTTCGACGACGCCTCCTCGGAACAGAGCACCCTGCTCGAGCTGATCACCCAGGACCGCCCTGGCCTGCTCTACGCCATCGGCTCCGCCCTGGCGCGTCTCGCGTGCAACATCGAAGTCGCGCTCATCGACACCGAGGGCCAGAAGGCCATCGACGTCTTCTACCTCACCGCACAGGGAAAAAAGCTCCGCCCGGAAATGCAGGACGCGCTGTGCGAAGCGCTGACGGAAGCTTTGGCCTGA
- a CDS encoding ammonium transporter: MHSQEGGFSRALLIGIVLLAAVLFAGALAAQTPPASAPAVNDQLARLDQRVTAAQSSADNAWMLVSAALVLMMTGPGLALFYGGLVRQKNVLALMMQSFALMALITVLWALVGYSLCFGGSGSFLGNFQHAFLRGVGAAPNADYAATIPHLTFMIYQLMFAIITPALITGAIAERMKFSATVLFMTLWFLVVYAPLAHMVWGKGGMLNAAFGGRFPTLDFAGGTVVHISSGVSALVCALYLGKRTGYPRQPMPPHSLVLSFIGACLLWVGWFGFNAGSALASGSLATSAFVATHFASAAAAIGWMVAEWLKNGKASALGAISGAVAGLVAITPAAGFVGPMPALLIGLLAGVFCYLMVTRVKTLFGYDDSLDAFGVHGAGGTIGALLTGVFASRAINPIFHDAQGNALAVGWIEGNFRQVGHQFIGVLIAWGLAAVGTLVLLKIVDVLIGVRVSEEHEIAGLDITQHGEEAYNLET, from the coding sequence ATGCACAGCCAGGAAGGCGGTTTCTCGCGGGCACTCCTCATCGGAATCGTCCTGCTCGCTGCCGTTCTTTTTGCCGGCGCGCTGGCCGCGCAAACACCGCCCGCTTCCGCGCCGGCCGTGAACGATCAGCTCGCCAGGCTCGACCAGCGCGTCACCGCCGCGCAATCCTCCGCCGACAACGCCTGGATGCTGGTCAGCGCGGCGCTGGTGCTGATGATGACCGGCCCCGGCCTGGCGCTTTTCTACGGCGGCCTGGTGCGCCAGAAGAACGTTCTGGCGCTGATGATGCAGAGCTTCGCGCTCATGGCCCTCATCACCGTGCTGTGGGCGCTGGTGGGCTACAGCCTGTGCTTCGGCGGGAGCGGCAGCTTCCTGGGCAATTTCCAGCACGCCTTCCTGCGCGGCGTGGGCGCCGCGCCCAACGCCGATTACGCGGCCACCATCCCGCACCTCACCTTCATGATCTACCAGCTCATGTTCGCCATCATCACCCCCGCGCTGATCACCGGGGCCATCGCCGAACGGATGAAGTTCAGCGCCACGGTGCTGTTCATGACGCTGTGGTTCCTGGTGGTCTACGCGCCGCTGGCGCACATGGTGTGGGGCAAGGGCGGCATGCTCAACGCCGCCTTCGGCGGACGCTTCCCCACGCTGGATTTCGCCGGCGGCACCGTGGTGCACATCAGCTCCGGAGTATCGGCGCTGGTCTGCGCGCTGTATCTCGGCAAGCGCACGGGGTATCCGCGCCAGCCCATGCCGCCGCACAGCCTGGTGCTCAGCTTCATCGGTGCGTGCCTGCTGTGGGTGGGCTGGTTCGGCTTCAACGCCGGGAGCGCCCTGGCCTCGGGCAGCCTGGCCACCAGCGCCTTCGTGGCCACGCACTTCGCCTCCGCTGCGGCGGCCATCGGCTGGATGGTGGCGGAATGGCTGAAGAACGGGAAAGCCAGCGCGCTGGGCGCGATCTCCGGAGCGGTCGCCGGCCTGGTGGCCATCACGCCAGCGGCGGGATTTGTGGGGCCCATGCCGGCGCTGCTCATCGGGCTGCTGGCCGGCGTCTTCTGCTACCTGATGGTGACGCGCGTGAAGACGCTCTTCGGCTATGATGACTCGCTGGACGCCTTCGGCGTGCACGGAGCCGGCGGGACCATCGGCGCGCTGCTCACCGGCGTATTCGCCTCGCGCGCCATCAATCCCATCTTTCACGACGCGCAGGGCAACGCGCTGGCGGTCGGCTGGATCGAAGGCAATTTCCGCCAGGTGGGGCACCAGTTCATAGGGGTTCTGATCGCCTGGGGCCTGGCGGCCGTGGGGACGCTGGTACTGCTGAAGATTGTGGACGTGCTCATCGGCGTGCGCGTCAGCGAAGAGCACGAGATCGCAGGCCTGGACATCACGCAGCACGGCGAAGAGGCGTATAACCTGGAAACGTAA
- a CDS encoding endonuclease V: MRIRNLHPWNVTPRQAAELQTELRRQWEGRDRLPKIEYVAGADAAFILSGPQALLKRSRQGAARAANRALAGVIVYRFPEMVEIERVSAAVPLRFPYVPGLLSFRECPALLAAFRKLQHAPDVVFCDGQGYAHPRRFGLACHLGLLLDRPTIGCAKSRLTGRETPPAQKAGSWTPLLAEADGEEEILGAVLRTRKAVRPIYVSQGHRVSLATAIRLTLAVCDGYRIPRPTRDADHFVRACKRAWLARKRP, encoded by the coding sequence ATGCGCATCCGAAACTTGCATCCGTGGAACGTGACCCCGCGCCAGGCGGCAGAACTGCAGACCGAATTGCGCCGGCAGTGGGAGGGGCGCGACCGCCTGCCAAAAATAGAATACGTAGCGGGCGCCGACGCCGCCTTCATTCTCAGCGGCCCGCAGGCGCTGCTGAAACGCTCGCGGCAAGGCGCGGCCCGCGCCGCCAACCGCGCCCTCGCCGGGGTCATCGTCTACCGCTTCCCGGAGATGGTGGAAATCGAGCGCGTCTCCGCGGCCGTGCCGCTGCGCTTTCCCTACGTGCCCGGGCTGCTCAGTTTCCGCGAATGCCCGGCCCTGCTGGCCGCCTTCCGCAAACTGCAGCACGCCCCGGACGTGGTCTTCTGCGACGGGCAGGGTTACGCGCACCCGCGCCGCTTCGGCCTGGCCTGCCATCTCGGCCTGCTCCTCGACCGCCCCACGATCGGCTGCGCGAAGTCGCGGCTGACCGGGCGGGAGACCCCGCCGGCGCAGAAAGCCGGAAGTTGGACGCCACTGCTCGCCGAAGCCGACGGGGAGGAAGAAATCCTCGGGGCGGTCCTGCGCACGCGCAAGGCCGTGCGCCCCATCTACGTTTCGCAGGGCCACCGCGTCAGCCTGGCCACCGCCATCCGGCTCACCCTGGCCGTCTGCGACGGCTATCGTATTCCCCGCCCGACGCGCGACGCCGATCACTTCGTCCGCGCCTGCAAGCGCGCCTGGCTGGCGCGAAAGCGCCCATAA